One Phaeodactylum tricornutum CCAP 1055/1 chromosome 28, whole genome shotgun sequence DNA window includes the following coding sequences:
- a CDS encoding predicted protein, translated as MSPDDADGACVIRRYFPLSVQLWKPLVGSSNMMTTIIKAISALSSVRGYYRVASSAFPIRMGATDSDMFRIDFVDEDNTLSVSLQDFHLAFLTSPLFQFELWILSFATVSDPATTTTEHLAAVTSGDKSSFGPWTAWAVEGKRSAPLTASSEPASACQIMRCYIQGKTFCDTWWAVEKVADRPNPELVFGSAFKFCDDHKPLMFRVLDPLHRLYSRLLLASAMINLIQQKQKCE; from the exons atgtcaccagatgacgcagacggtgcgtgtgtcatccgtcgctactttcctttgtctgtgcaactatggaagccactcgttggttcaagtaacat GATGACAACAATTATCAAGGCAATTTCGGCGCTTTCTTCTGTGCGAGGCTACTATCGTGTCGCCTCGTCCGCTTTTCCCATACGTATGGGTGCAACGGACTCAGACATGTTCCGTATTGACTTTGTCGATGAGGACAATACCTTGAGCGTGTCGCTGCAAGACTTTCACCTCGCTTTTCTGACGTCGCCTTTGTTCCAATTCGAGCTGTGGATTTTATCGTTCGCGACGGTGTCCGACCCGGCCACTACCACAACGGAACATTTGGCAGCGGTAACAAGTGGTGACAAGAGCAGTTTCGGACCGTGGACTGCGTGGGCAGTCGAGGGTAAACGCAGTGCCCCACTTACAGCCTCTTCTGAACCGGCCTCAGCGTGCCAAATCATGCGGTGCTACATCCAAG GCAAAACCTTTTGTGATACGTGGTGGGCTGTTGAAAAAGTGGCTGACCGACCTAATCCGGAGCTCGTTTTTGGATCGGCCTTTAAATTTTGCGACGATCATAAGCCTCTAATGTTTCGCGTGCTGGACCCTTTGCACCGCTTGTACAGTCGCCTATTGTTAGCGTCAGCCATGATCAACCTGAtccaacaaaagcaaaagtgCGAgtga
- a CDS encoding predicted protein: KREKSKHIKPPPKMMRLVTQAVMQWEMLEEGDRLLLGLSGGKDSLSLLHCLLEFQKKLPIKFEIEVCTIDPMTPSFDPSPLIPYINTLGLKYHFIKDNIVSRASSSGKDGKVVSSLCAYCARMKRGNLYACARRNNCNKLVLAQHLDDCAESFMMSVMHNGFLRTMKANYQINAGGISVIRPLAYCRESLMTEFARSANLPVINENCPACFEEPKERARI; encoded by the coding sequence AAAAGAGAGAAGAGCAAACACATCAAACCCCCGCCAAAAATGATGCGATTGGTGACGCAAGCTGTCATGCAGTGGGAGATGCTAGAAGAGGGCGATCGATTATTGCTTGGTTTATCGGGAGGAAAGGATTCATTAAGCCTCCTGCATTGCCTGCTCGAGTTTCAAAAGAAACTTCCTATCAAATTTGAAATCGAGGTTTGTACAATTGACCCAATGACTCCGTCATTCGATCCCTCGCCGCTGATACCTTATATCAACACTCTCGGGTTGAAGTACCACTTCATCAAAGATAACATCGTATCTCGGGCAAGTTCGTCCGGTAAAGATGGGAAAGTTGTTTCGTCGCTATGTGCCTACTGTGCTCGGATGAAACGTGGCAATCTATACGCTTGCGCACGTCGcaacaactgcaacaaactcgTGCTTGCTCAGCATTTAGATGATTGTGCTGAATCATTCATGATGAGTGTAATGCATAATGGCTTCCTTCGGACAATGAAAGCAAACTATCAAATCAATGCCGGAGGCATTTCAGTAATCCGCCCTCTTGCGTACTGCCGCGAAAGTCTTATGACAGAATTTGCGAGATCTGCGAATCTCCCAGTTATAAATGAAAATTGTCCTGCATGCTTTGAAGAGCCGAAAGAACGTGCTAGAatc